The Phoenix dactylifera cultivar Barhee BC4 unplaced genomic scaffold, palm_55x_up_171113_PBpolish2nd_filt_p 000241F, whole genome shotgun sequence genome has a window encoding:
- the LOC120105248 gene encoding probable monogalactosyldiacylglycerol synthase 3, chloroplastic, whose protein sequence is MALGEALFDEELGKPIGQIVAVCGRNQILSSTLQSIKWRVPVKIRGFETQMEKWMGACDCIITKAGPGTIAEALIRGLPIILNDFIPGQV, encoded by the exons ATGGCTTTAGGAGAAGCCCTGTTTGATGAAGAGCTCGGCAAACCTATAGGGCAGATTGTTGCCGTATGCGGCCGCAACCAGATACTGAGTTCCACATTGCAGTCAATTAAGTGGAGGGTCCCTGTGAAG ATTAGAGGATTTGAGACCCAGATGGAGAAATGGATGGGTGCTTGTGATTGTATCATAACAAAG GCAGGGCCTGGTACAATTGCTGAGGCATTGATCAGGGGACTTCCTATCATCCTCAATGACTTCATACCTGGACAG GTTTGA